The Kordia sp. SMS9 genome window below encodes:
- a CDS encoding DUF4175 family protein has protein sequence MAKYVIFISYMMNAYEHIQKKLSQFVTKYYTNELIKGTILFFSIGLLYFIITLLVEHFLWLSTGARTALFWIFIVVEVSLFAKFIVLPLTKLFKLQKGISFKDASTIIGNHFPEVNDKLLNVLQLSETSQESELLLASIEQKSEELQPIPFQVAINFKKNIKYAKYAILPLAIVLFVWISGNSSLFSKSYERVVNYQTAYEPPAPFQFLVVNDSLQAIENQSYKLQVQTLGDIIPEEVQIQLGDETYFLQNKGIGTFEYTFSQPKEATTFTLTANEVTSKPYTLNVVKVPSLVNFQMVLDYPAYTKRKDEVLKSTGNATIPEGTKVTWEAKAKQTEKLELISKDSTYVFGRAGDTFELERKIYQNIDYQISTSNSALQNYENLGFGLNVIKDAYPKLDLQSKRDSIDGRTMYFLGQVSDDYGLKRLRLVYYPAENAKDKTSDNIPISSSNIDQFQYTFPGNLELTKGVNYEFYFELTDNDGIRGGKNVKSEIFNYRKLTDTELQTKQLQQQNETIKDLDKSLEKLQKQQDELKKITQNQKEKSELNFNDRKKLEKFLQRQDQSDQMMKKFSEQLEQNLEDFQKEETQDDEDKELLKERLERQQKELEKNEKLMEELKKLADKISEEELQEKLEELGKQQQNNKKNLEQILELTKRYYVTKKAEKIQKELQELAKEQEELSKKSGDENTKEKQDDLNKKFDDLQKQMDELDKENNKLKKPLDLERSKDDEEDIKEEQEGASEDLEKSEESESEQQKGDKQKSAKSKQKKAAQKMQRMSKSMQTSMQMSGQQSIQEDAEMLRQILDNLLLFSFDEETLMKGFELIDNSNAGYASKLKRQKELRKMFEHVDDSLFALSLRQPTISEKINGEITEIYYNIDKSLEQLAENNVYRGVASQQYALTSTNKLADFLSGALDNMNQSMGKGQGQGNQGMGQSGQNQGQGKGFQLPDIIQSQEDINKQMKDGMKQEGQGKDGKDGKEGGKEKGDKGKGNKDGEDGENGQNGGGSGSGSEDQSGKLYDIFKQQQQLRNQLEQQLKDKYGDKIEDPQARELLKQMEQVETELLERGFNDETMKKMIELKYQLQKLDKAAFEQEKETKRESTSNRKDFNNTTNEKMPDVRQYFNQIEILNRQVLPLRNNYKKKVQEYFKKKDD, from the coding sequence TTGGCTAAATATGTTATTTTTATCAGTTATATGATGAATGCTTACGAACACATACAAAAGAAACTAAGTCAGTTTGTGACGAAATATTACACAAACGAACTTATCAAAGGAACGATTTTATTTTTTAGCATCGGACTTTTATATTTTATCATTACCTTATTGGTGGAACATTTTCTATGGCTTTCCACAGGCGCACGAACGGCGTTATTTTGGATTTTTATCGTGGTAGAGGTATCGCTTTTCGCGAAGTTTATTGTGCTACCATTGACAAAGTTGTTTAAGCTACAGAAAGGTATTAGTTTCAAAGATGCATCTACGATTATCGGGAATCATTTCCCAGAAGTGAACGACAAACTATTGAACGTCTTGCAATTGTCTGAAACGTCACAGGAATCTGAATTGCTATTGGCAAGCATCGAACAAAAATCAGAAGAACTACAACCGATTCCATTTCAAGTAGCGATTAATTTTAAGAAGAATATCAAATACGCAAAGTATGCTATTTTGCCTTTGGCAATTGTACTTTTTGTGTGGATTTCTGGGAACAGTTCGTTATTTAGCAAAAGCTACGAACGTGTTGTCAATTACCAAACGGCATACGAACCGCCAGCGCCTTTTCAGTTTTTAGTGGTGAATGATAGTTTACAAGCTATTGAAAATCAATCGTACAAATTGCAAGTACAAACCTTGGGTGATATCATTCCAGAAGAAGTACAAATACAATTGGGAGACGAAACCTATTTTCTGCAAAACAAAGGTATCGGAACATTCGAATATACGTTTTCGCAACCAAAAGAAGCAACAACCTTCACGCTAACGGCAAACGAAGTTACTTCCAAACCATATACATTAAACGTGGTAAAAGTTCCTTCATTAGTTAACTTTCAAATGGTGTTGGATTATCCTGCGTATACCAAACGAAAAGATGAAGTATTAAAAAGCACAGGAAATGCAACGATTCCTGAGGGGACAAAAGTAACTTGGGAAGCAAAGGCAAAACAAACCGAAAAATTGGAGTTAATTTCCAAAGACAGTACGTATGTATTTGGAAGAGCAGGAGATACCTTTGAATTGGAACGAAAAATATATCAAAATATTGATTATCAGATAAGTACAAGCAATTCAGCGCTTCAAAACTATGAAAATTTAGGTTTTGGTTTGAATGTCATTAAAGATGCGTATCCGAAACTCGATTTGCAATCAAAACGCGATTCTATTGACGGAAGAACAATGTACTTTTTAGGGCAAGTTTCAGATGATTACGGATTGAAGCGTTTGCGATTGGTGTACTATCCAGCAGAAAATGCTAAGGACAAAACGTCGGATAACATTCCAATCAGTTCGTCAAATATTGACCAATTTCAATACACATTTCCAGGAAATTTAGAATTGACAAAAGGCGTCAATTATGAATTCTATTTTGAGTTGACAGATAACGACGGAATTCGTGGAGGAAAGAATGTAAAAAGTGAAATCTTCAACTATCGAAAACTCACCGATACGGAGTTGCAAACAAAACAGTTGCAACAGCAAAACGAAACGATCAAAGATTTAGACAAATCTCTAGAAAAGCTTCAAAAGCAACAAGACGAGCTCAAAAAGATCACTCAAAATCAAAAAGAAAAAAGTGAGCTGAATTTCAACGATCGTAAAAAGCTGGAAAAATTCTTGCAGCGACAAGATCAAAGCGATCAAATGATGAAGAAATTCTCAGAACAATTAGAGCAAAACTTAGAAGATTTTCAAAAGGAAGAAACGCAAGATGACGAAGACAAAGAGTTGTTGAAAGAACGTTTGGAACGTCAGCAAAAAGAATTGGAGAAGAATGAAAAGTTGATGGAAGAGCTGAAAAAATTAGCCGATAAAATCAGCGAAGAAGAATTGCAAGAAAAACTCGAAGAACTCGGAAAACAACAACAAAATAATAAAAAGAATCTGGAGCAAATTCTGGAATTGACAAAGCGTTATTATGTAACCAAAAAAGCAGAAAAGATTCAAAAAGAACTCCAAGAATTAGCGAAAGAGCAAGAAGAATTGTCTAAAAAATCAGGTGACGAAAATACCAAAGAAAAGCAAGATGATCTGAATAAGAAATTTGACGATTTGCAAAAGCAGATGGACGAATTGGACAAAGAAAACAACAAGCTCAAAAAACCGCTAGACTTAGAACGAAGCAAAGACGATGAAGAAGACATCAAAGAAGAACAGGAAGGCGCTTCTGAAGATTTAGAAAAAAGTGAAGAGTCGGAAAGTGAACAACAAAAAGGAGACAAGCAAAAAAGTGCGAAATCAAAGCAGAAAAAAGCGGCTCAAAAAATGCAGCGCATGAGCAAAAGTATGCAAACGTCTATGCAAATGAGCGGGCAACAAAGTATCCAAGAAGATGCCGAAATGCTGCGTCAAATTCTAGATAATTTACTTTTATTCTCTTTCGATGAAGAAACGTTAATGAAAGGTTTTGAATTAATTGACAATTCAAATGCGGGATATGCTTCTAAATTGAAACGTCAAAAAGAACTGCGAAAAATGTTTGAACATGTGGACGATAGTTTATTTGCATTGTCGTTACGTCAGCCAACCATTTCTGAAAAAATTAATGGTGAAATCACAGAGATTTACTATAATATTGACAAATCTTTAGAACAATTAGCGGAGAATAATGTCTACAGAGGTGTTGCTTCTCAACAATACGCGTTGACGTCTACAAACAAGTTAGCTGACTTCCTTAGTGGCGCTTTAGACAACATGAATCAAAGCATGGGAAAAGGTCAAGGTCAAGGAAATCAAGGCATGGGACAGAGTGGACAAAACCAAGGTCAAGGAAAAGGATTTCAATTGCCTGATATCATTCAATCGCAAGAAGACATCAACAAACAGATGAAAGATGGCATGAAGCAAGAAGGTCAAGGAAAAGATGGCAAAGATGGCAAAGAAGGTGGCAAGGAAAAAGGTGACAAAGGCAAAGGAAACAAAGATGGAGAAGATGGTGAAAACGGTCAAAATGGTGGTGGATCGGGTAGTGGAAGTGAAGACCAATCAGGAAAACTATACGACATTTTTAAGCAACAACAACAGTTGCGCAATCAATTAGAACAGCAATTAAAAGATAAATACGGAGACAAAATTGAAGATCCACAAGCGCGCGAATTGCTCAAACAAATGGAGCAAGTAGAAACGGAATTGTTAGAAAGAGGCTTCAATGATGAAACCATGAAAAAGATGATTGAATTGAAATATCAGCTTCAAAAACTAGACAAAGCTGCCTTTGAACAAGAGAAAGAAACCAAGCGAGAATCTACTTCAAATCGCAAAGATTTCAACAATACTACCAATGAAAAAATGCCCGATGTGCGACAGTATTTCAATCAAATTGAGATATTAAACAGACAAGTATTACCTTTGCGGAATAATTACAAAAAGAAAGTACAAGAGTATTTCAAAAAGAAGGATGATTAG
- a CDS encoding bifunctional 2-polyprenyl-6-hydroxyphenol methylase/3-demethylubiquinol 3-O-methyltransferase UbiG translates to MENITVKDHSVSGEDFQLVFDEVLEMYKTEPQPSLETLSSYYESEDYISHTDAKRNLFEKIYHWVRSYMLSKKMIIVEKYTKSNTKKVLDIGCGTGDFLAMSQKYKWEIAGVEPDAQARKIAAQKTETEIHTNDWLSQIPDHSFDAITMWHVLEHVPNLDEQIATLKRIIKPNGSLFIAVPNFKSHDAHHYKEFWAAFDVPRHLWHFSQKSIKLLFAKENMKVVKILPMKFDAYYVSLLSEKHKTGNMNPIKGFYRGFVSNFKAISSSEYSSLIYVIKNK, encoded by the coding sequence ATGGAGAACATTACAGTAAAAGATCATTCTGTTTCTGGTGAAGATTTTCAATTGGTTTTTGATGAAGTTTTAGAAATGTACAAAACCGAACCACAACCAAGCTTGGAAACCTTGTCTTCCTATTACGAAAGCGAAGATTATATTTCACATACGGATGCCAAGCGTAATTTGTTCGAAAAAATATATCATTGGGTTCGTTCATACATGCTTTCTAAAAAAATGATCATTGTAGAAAAGTACACCAAAAGTAATACTAAAAAAGTATTAGACATTGGTTGTGGCACAGGCGACTTTTTAGCAATGTCTCAAAAATACAAATGGGAAATTGCAGGCGTTGAACCTGACGCACAAGCTAGAAAAATTGCCGCACAAAAAACCGAAACAGAAATTCACACGAACGATTGGCTTTCACAAATTCCCGATCATAGTTTTGATGCAATTACAATGTGGCATGTGTTGGAACATGTTCCAAACTTGGACGAACAAATTGCAACACTAAAAAGAATCATTAAACCTAACGGAAGTCTTTTTATAGCAGTTCCAAATTTTAAAAGTCACGATGCACATCATTACAAAGAATTTTGGGCAGCGTTTGATGTGCCACGACACTTGTGGCATTTCTCACAAAAATCTATCAAATTACTTTTTGCAAAAGAAAACATGAAAGTAGTAAAAATCTTACCAATGAAATTTGATGCGTATTATGTGAGTTTACTTTCTGAAAAACACAAAACAGGTAACATGAATCCGATCAAAGGATTTTACAGAGGATTTGTGTCAAACTTCAAAGCCATATCATCTTCCGAGTATTCTTCGCTCATTTACGTCATAAAAAACAAGTAA
- a CDS encoding sensor histidine kinase — protein MFGEEEKIKDAFSEEIFFLLSGAFLLIAVGVVFLFYVFNTRKNKILTEKTMSINSYEKKMVELELNALRSQMNPHFVHNSLNAIQYYIQLNNIELSENYLTRFSKLVRQFFEYSRKQLITIEEEIELISNYLALEKLRFEEKLSYEIICDETVDTEAFIPSMVLQPIVENAVNHGVFHKKSPGKVTITFSQLSEDRFCVVVKDDGIGIKNSKKLAKNTIKNQQSHSSQVLDERLKLLEQIDNWHVEYTMKDRSDISDQQGTIVTLIFKLPN, from the coding sequence ATGTTTGGAGAAGAAGAAAAAATAAAGGACGCGTTTTCAGAAGAAATATTTTTTTTGCTATCTGGCGCTTTTTTGCTGATTGCCGTAGGAGTTGTGTTCCTGTTTTATGTGTTTAATACGCGTAAAAATAAAATTCTCACAGAAAAAACAATGTCTATCAATAGTTACGAGAAGAAAATGGTTGAACTTGAATTGAATGCCTTGCGATCACAGATGAATCCACATTTTGTGCATAATTCATTGAACGCGATTCAGTATTACATTCAACTGAATAATATTGAACTTTCAGAGAATTATTTGACACGTTTTTCAAAGTTAGTGCGTCAGTTTTTTGAGTATTCCCGCAAGCAACTCATTACCATTGAAGAAGAAATTGAATTGATTTCCAATTATTTAGCTTTAGAAAAACTTCGTTTTGAAGAGAAATTATCTTATGAAATTATCTGTGACGAAACAGTTGATACAGAAGCGTTTATTCCATCCATGGTGTTGCAACCTATTGTAGAAAATGCCGTAAATCATGGTGTTTTTCATAAGAAATCTCCTGGAAAAGTCACAATTACATTTTCACAACTTTCTGAAGATCGTTTTTGTGTAGTGGTGAAAGATGATGGCATCGGTATTAAAAATTCTAAAAAATTAGCTAAAAATACGATTAAAAACCAACAATCACATTCTTCTCAAGTATTGGACGAACGTCTAAAATTGCTAGAGCAAATTGATAATTGGCACGTGGAATATACCATGAAAGATCGTTCTGATATTAGTGATCAACAAGGAACGATTGTCACCCTAATTTTTAAATTACCAAATTAA
- the ybeY gene encoding rRNA maturation RNase YbeY, with amino-acid sequence MISFHYETDFELSTEAKIEQWISNVIASEDKREGDINYIFCDDAYLHKLNVEFLNHDTLTDIISFDNSVGSELHGDIFISVERVADNAKDFKVLFEEELRRVMVHGVLHYCGYKDKTDADQEKMTEKENEKLQMFHVEHS; translated from the coding sequence ATGATTAGTTTTCATTACGAAACGGATTTTGAGCTTTCAACTGAAGCGAAAATAGAACAATGGATTAGCAATGTAATCGCGTCTGAAGACAAACGAGAAGGTGACATCAATTACATATTTTGTGATGATGCGTATCTGCATAAATTGAATGTAGAATTTCTAAATCACGATACGTTAACGGACATTATTAGCTTTGACAATTCTGTTGGAAGTGAGTTGCACGGTGACATATTTATATCTGTAGAACGTGTTGCTGACAATGCCAAAGATTTCAAGGTTTTGTTTGAAGAAGAATTGCGTCGCGTGATGGTTCATGGAGTATTGCACTATTGTGGATACAAAGACAAAACAGACGCCGATCAAGAAAAAATGACCGAAAAAGAAAACGAAAAACTTCAAATGTTCCACGTGGAACACTCATAA
- the mnmG gene encoding tRNA uridine-5-carboxymethylaminomethyl(34) synthesis enzyme MnmG codes for MFNTEYDVIVVGAGHAGSEAAAAAANMGSKTLLVTMNLQNIAQMSCNPAMGGIAKGQIVREIDALGGYSGIVTDNSAIQFKMLNKSKGPAMWSPRAQSDRMRFAEEWRLMLEQTNNLDFYQEMVRGLIIEGGKIKGVKTSLGLEIRSKTVVLTNGTFLNGLIHIGDKNFGGGRAGERAATGITEELVALGFESGRMKTGTPPRVDGRSLDYSKMIIQPGDEVPDKFSYLKATKPLETQRDCHMTYTSPEVHDLLREGFDRSPMFNGRIKSIGPRYCPSIEDKINRFADKDRHQLFVEPEGWNTVEVYVNGFSTSLPEDVQYNALKSVVGFENVKFFRPGYAIEYDYFPPTQLKHTLETKLVEGLFFAGQINGTTGYEEAASQGIMAGINAALQVQEKEEFILKRNEAYIGVLIDDLITKGTEEPYRMFTSRAEYRTLLRQDNADFRLTPVGHKLGLASEERLRAMETKKTNSDAFIQFFKDTSVKPEEINPVLEAKNSSKVKQQDKMFKIFARPNISMDDMRNVAAVEEFIQEHALGKDVLEQTEVQVKYAGYINKEKSNADKLNNLERVKIPSDFVYDGLTNLSMEARQKLSKIRPVNLSQASRISGVSPSDISVMLVYLNR; via the coding sequence ATGTTTAATACGGAATATGATGTGATTGTTGTAGGCGCAGGACACGCAGGCTCAGAAGCTGCTGCTGCTGCTGCAAACATGGGAAGCAAAACCTTGTTGGTGACGATGAACTTGCAAAACATAGCGCAGATGTCTTGTAATCCCGCTATGGGCGGAATTGCCAAAGGACAAATTGTGCGCGAAATTGATGCGCTTGGAGGTTATAGCGGAATTGTTACGGACAATTCGGCTATTCAATTTAAAATGCTGAACAAGTCCAAAGGACCAGCAATGTGGTCGCCAAGAGCACAAAGCGATCGCATGCGTTTTGCCGAAGAATGGCGTTTGATGTTAGAGCAAACCAATAACCTAGATTTCTATCAAGAAATGGTGCGTGGTTTGATCATTGAAGGAGGAAAAATAAAAGGCGTAAAAACCTCTTTAGGACTAGAAATAAGATCCAAAACAGTTGTCTTAACCAATGGAACATTTCTCAACGGATTGATTCATATTGGTGATAAAAATTTTGGTGGCGGAAGAGCAGGAGAGAGAGCCGCAACTGGAATTACAGAAGAATTGGTAGCACTTGGTTTTGAATCAGGACGAATGAAAACTGGAACACCGCCACGAGTAGATGGAAGATCGTTAGATTATTCAAAAATGATCATTCAGCCAGGTGATGAAGTTCCAGATAAATTCTCGTATTTAAAAGCAACCAAACCATTAGAAACGCAACGTGACTGTCACATGACGTACACATCTCCAGAAGTACATGATTTACTGCGAGAAGGTTTTGATAGATCGCCCATGTTTAATGGAAGAATTAAGTCGATTGGACCACGTTATTGTCCTTCGATTGAAGATAAAATTAATCGTTTTGCTGATAAAGATCGTCATCAATTATTTGTAGAACCTGAAGGCTGGAATACAGTTGAAGTATATGTAAACGGTTTCTCAACGTCGCTTCCAGAAGATGTACAATACAACGCATTAAAATCAGTCGTAGGTTTTGAAAACGTAAAGTTTTTTAGACCTGGATATGCCATTGAATACGATTACTTTCCACCAACACAATTGAAGCATACACTAGAAACCAAACTTGTAGAAGGTTTGTTTTTTGCGGGACAAATTAATGGAACAACAGGTTATGAAGAAGCGGCTTCGCAAGGAATCATGGCAGGAATAAATGCAGCACTTCAAGTGCAGGAAAAGGAAGAATTTATTCTAAAAAGAAACGAAGCATACATCGGAGTTTTAATTGATGATTTGATCACAAAAGGAACGGAAGAGCCGTATAGAATGTTTACGTCTCGCGCTGAATATAGAACGTTGTTGCGTCAAGATAATGCAGATTTTCGTTTAACACCTGTCGGACACAAATTAGGTTTGGCAAGTGAAGAACGTTTGCGAGCGATGGAAACCAAGAAAACAAATTCGGATGCATTTATTCAATTCTTTAAAGACACCAGTGTAAAACCTGAGGAAATCAATCCTGTATTGGAAGCTAAGAATTCATCGAAAGTGAAACAACAGGATAAGATGTTTAAAATATTTGCGCGTCCAAATATTAGTATGGACGACATGCGAAATGTGGCTGCCGTGGAAGAGTTTATTCAAGAACATGCGCTTGGAAAAGATGTATTAGAACAGACGGAAGTTCAAGTCAAATATGCGGGTTATATCAACAAGGAAAAAAGCAACGCAGACAAGTTGAACAACTTAGAACGTGTAAAAATTCCATCAGATTTTGTGTATGATGGCTTGACGAATTTGTCGATGGAGGCACGACAAAAGCTATCTAAAATTCGTCCTGTAAACTTATCGCAGGCTTCACGAATTAGTGGAGTTTCTCCAAGTGATATCAGTGTGATGTTGGTGTATTTGAACAGATAA
- a CDS encoding LytTR family DNA-binding domain-containing protein, producing MTVTAILIDDEFKSLAILKNKLERLCPNVQIIGETQDSEEAVELITNLKPQLVFLDIAMPGMNGFEVLQAIAQPSFEVIFVTAFDNYGIEAIKHCAIGYIVKPIDSHDLIQAVSVATQNIADKTALQKNTQLIENLGIQSFQQKKIVIPSQEGLEFVKIEDIIHCQGTDGYTKIYFLHSKPIVSSYSIGHFFKLLQHQDFYLIHKSHLININYILKYLNEGYVVLQDNHKLPVSRNKRADFLEMIRKV from the coding sequence ATGACTGTAACTGCTATTTTGATTGACGACGAATTTAAATCCTTAGCGATTTTAAAGAATAAACTCGAACGCTTGTGTCCCAACGTACAGATTATTGGCGAAACCCAAGATTCTGAAGAAGCTGTGGAATTGATTACCAATTTGAAACCACAATTGGTGTTTCTAGACATTGCCATGCCAGGTATGAATGGTTTTGAAGTATTACAAGCAATTGCACAGCCTAGTTTTGAAGTTATTTTTGTAACCGCTTTTGATAATTACGGCATTGAAGCTATTAAACATTGTGCTATTGGCTATATTGTAAAACCAATTGATAGCCACGATTTAATACAAGCCGTTTCTGTTGCCACGCAGAATATTGCCGATAAAACGGCGTTGCAAAAAAACACACAGTTGATTGAAAATTTGGGCATTCAGTCCTTTCAACAAAAGAAAATTGTGATTCCTTCTCAAGAAGGGTTGGAGTTTGTAAAGATTGAAGACATTATTCACTGTCAAGGAACCGATGGGTATACTAAAATTTATTTTCTACACAGCAAACCCATTGTGAGTTCGTACAGTATTGGACACTTTTTTAAATTGCTACAACATCAAGATTTTTACCTCATTCACAAATCGCACTTGATCAATATCAATTATATTTTAAAGTATTTAAACGAAGGATATGTGGTATTACAAGACAATCATAAGTTGCCTGTTTCACGAAATAAGCGAGCGGATTTTTTGGAAATGATTCGGAAGGTTTGA
- a CDS encoding GNAT family N-acetyltransferase, which yields MEHFLMEVKSLEHTPIQTILETLNYAFSDYLIPINFTEAYVNERWTASGVDYRLSFGVFDQGKLVGFIIHAINKYDGIKVAYNASTGIIPTHRRKGLLTQLYAKAISALQENGIQKSTLECITKNERAILAYQKVGFKIDRQYHLYTFDWKKTEIKSEFEIKTNDNFSFDDFKELQNYIPSIENQDHFLEKYKSSLHAISVFDESKIVAYLLFHKTSKRIHRLGAKGNNWKTYGSILFTGLPTGNYNIINVATENKNIHSFFKTMKFDNYIDQYDMSYDFDFVQS from the coding sequence GTGGAACATTTTCTTATGGAAGTAAAATCACTAGAACATACGCCAATACAAACCATTTTAGAAACGTTGAATTATGCATTTTCGGATTACTTAATTCCCATCAATTTTACCGAAGCGTATGTCAATGAACGTTGGACAGCTTCTGGCGTAGATTACCGTTTGTCGTTTGGTGTATTTGATCAAGGAAAGTTAGTCGGTTTCATTATTCATGCGATTAATAAGTATGATGGAATTAAAGTTGCGTACAATGCTTCTACAGGAATCATTCCGACACATCGAAGAAAAGGTTTGTTGACACAGTTGTATGCAAAGGCGATTTCTGCACTACAGGAAAACGGAATTCAAAAAAGCACGCTGGAATGTATTACTAAAAATGAACGTGCTATTTTGGCGTATCAAAAAGTAGGTTTCAAAATTGATCGACAGTATCATTTATATACCTTCGATTGGAAGAAAACTGAAATTAAATCTGAGTTTGAAATTAAAACGAACGATAACTTTTCTTTTGACGATTTCAAAGAATTACAAAACTATATTCCTTCTATTGAAAATCAAGATCATTTTTTAGAAAAGTATAAAAGTAGTTTGCATGCGATTTCTGTTTTTGACGAAAGTAAAATTGTTGCGTATTTACTCTTTCATAAAACGTCCAAAAGAATTCATCGTTTAGGAGCAAAGGGTAACAATTGGAAAACATACGGAAGTATTTTGTTTACAGGATTACCAACAGGAAATTATAATATCATAAATGTAGCTACAGAAAATAAAAACATACACAGTTTTTTTAAAACAATGAAGTTTGATAATTATATTGATCAATATGATATGAGTTATGATTTCGACTTCGTTCAATCATAA
- a CDS encoding OmpH family outer membrane protein, giving the protein MKKGIVLVLAVLAFYACEKPAKIGFVDNSTLINDYEEKKELEALMKVKIENFEKRNDSIGRSFQMEVQDAQIKAAKMSQKKQEELMGQLQNKQTMLQRQFQMDENAIKQESQTKNDSIINKIKRFIEKYGEKNGYDFIMGKNEFTGNLYYGKETYDLTKTMLEELNKQYAAEKK; this is encoded by the coding sequence ATGAAAAAAGGAATTGTTTTAGTACTTGCCGTGTTGGCATTCTATGCTTGTGAAAAACCTGCAAAAATTGGATTTGTAGACAATTCAACGCTCATCAATGATTACGAAGAGAAAAAAGAGTTGGAAGCGCTGATGAAAGTAAAGATTGAAAATTTTGAAAAGCGAAACGACAGTATTGGACGTTCTTTTCAGATGGAAGTTCAAGATGCACAAATTAAAGCTGCAAAAATGTCTCAAAAGAAGCAAGAAGAATTGATGGGACAATTGCAAAACAAACAAACCATGTTGCAACGCCAATTTCAAATGGATGAAAACGCTATCAAACAGGAGAGTCAAACCAAAAATGATTCGATTATCAATAAAATAAAGCGTTTTATTGAGAAGTATGGTGAAAAAAACGGCTACGACTTTATCATGGGAAAAAATGAATTCACTGGGAATTTATACTATGGAAAGGAAACATACGATTTAACGAAGACGATGCTGGAAGAGTTGAATAAGCAATACGCAGCAGAAAAGAAATAA